The window GTGATCTTTTAATGACATCTAACACTTAGGTTTTTTGATTTTCTAaactagaaattttaattttttgaaaaagagatcacattccctttttcatttaaaaatatcctcaGTGGTAAAAGCAATATATTCATGCCAAGAGACTCATCAAACCATTACTGCTGTGAGCCTACTGACCAATCACCTACTAAGGAAGACTGGCATCTGGAAGGATGTAGAGCAGAAGAGGCCCCTACTGCCACTAAACTGTAAAAGAATGCTACAGAAATGTGGATGGGATCTCCATTCCTTTCCCATTCCCTTGTAAAGGTTTTTGGCCATGTAGGCAGACAGGCCTCCTTCTCACACATCCTAACCCATCCATGCAACACATACATCCAAAGAAATGCATACGTGGTGTTGAAGAGCAGAAAGCAACAAAGTCCTTCTCCACATGGGCCTTGTGGACACCATCATGCATCCGGTTCTCAGAAAACTGTGAAGAGCTGTCCACTGAGCCTGCTGGAGAATCGCTGACCCACACCTCTCCAGTGTTTCCTATGGAGAATGATATGCTGTTATTTATATACTGCTGAATACATGTTAGTTCTTTGACAActaaataaatgggatagaattttataaagattttcaattaatttctctctctctctctctctcacacacacacacacacacacacacacacacacacacacacacactatgggtCTAGCATAGCCATAGAGGATGTCAATGAATAGCAGTCACATTCTTGACCTGGAAGGTACCAACTGAGTAGAGGCAGTGTTGCTTCTATAAACATACATTGGCTATGCCTGAGTAAAGAGAGCCGTTTTAGTTTCATGACAGTTAAAGTGACAATAACACAAAGGCAAGGGAGGAAATAACTACTTTGTGCAAAAACAGACATTAAATTCTAAACCTGTCTTTtcacttcctttccttcctaATTGCTACTTCTTCCTTCTAAACCTTTCCCCAAGTGATGTAATtacattaaagtttaaaaaaaagttataggaaaaagaaatgccatgataattttattttatttatcttattgcaatataatttacatacagtaaaattcatcattttggtGAATTTTACCATATGTACATATTGCTACCTCTGTAACAAGATGTAGAATAACCCTCCCATCTTCAGCTTCTGACAATTATTACCTTGTGTTATCCCTATATTTTTGGCTTTTTCAAAATGCCATGTAAAATAGAATCATGTAGCATGCAATCTTTCAGGTCCAGCTTCTTTCACTCACTTCgcattgtttaattattttgagactgggtcttgctatgttgctcctgttggtcttgaactcctgcctcaggcttgcTAATAGCTAAGACTAGAGGCACAGATCCCCAGCTTTAATTTGGACCCCTCACTTTCAGGTGAAATACTTCACAGTCAGagatcataaaattttaataatatatttttaaattaaaccctCTTCATGCCACAGTTTTAATAAttctatgtaaaaaataatttagaatatatattatCATCGCCACTTAACTATGGTTCAATGATGATTTACTTTTAAGTTGGATAGCATTTCTCTATTGCCACCCCTAAATGCTCTTTCCAAAGAAATCTGTTTGATATAATGGCACAAAAGTAAGGCTCATGGCATTTTCACCAGATTAGAAAGCACATAGTATAAGCCTCAGCCTGCATGACACACACCTCTCTTATCCCTGGGCCCCATTGCAACTCACCCCCTCTACAGGCCTGGATGATGATGACCTTGGGTTTGTCCTTCAAATGGGAACAGTTCTGGTTGTTAAAAATCTGGAAGATGGAATCATAAGGCAACACATCTTGTGTTTCATCACCATGTGTGATCCCACAGATCGCATCAAAGATGCCATGGGACATGAACACCAAGAATGTGCTGTCTGAGGACTTGTGCTCTAAGCGGGCAGCAAAATCTCTTAGGACTCTCTTCATGGcctgtgagagaaaacatttcatcATCGCAACACAATATCTACACTTTCCCATGTTAAAGCTTTGAGCAATAGAAAGAATAAACATCAAGTATCTGGCACATTTCAGAGCTTAATTTATAAAACGTACACATGGATGACAaccattgttatttttgttgctattaatGTTATTGTAGTAattcaggaaaatatttcaatacTCTAATTCTATACGTTTCCCTTAATTCTTAATACACTGGCAAATGTTTTATTGTGGCAAAATGTATATAAtccattatttatcattttaataatttctgacCTTATAATTCAAATACATTCATATTGTTTGATAAAATGTCACTACTTTCTGTACAAAAACTTTTTCACCATCCCCAACAAAAActgcattcatttaattttaactcCTCTTTATCTCCTAGTAAACTCTATTCCACTTTCGTTTTCCTATGAATTTGCTTATACTAAGTTTATCACATAAGTCAAAACATAGGACATTTATCCATCCTTTCCATCAAACACAAAGTTTTAAGGCCCATTCATGTTGTAGAAAATACCAAAATCTCACTTCTTTTTATGACCAAATGatattctattttatctttatgcCACATTTTACCTACCTATTCATTTGTGGATGgacacttgatttttttcccacactaaattttgtaagtaataatataatgatataaataaCAACATACAAGTATATTTGCTAGAGTCTCTGCTTTTGATATGTTTAGATTATGAGTGTAATCAGTGGGCCATATAGTAGTGTAATCTTTTAAGAACCACCCCAGAGTGTTTTCCACAGTGACTACATCACTTTACATAACAAACATCAAAACACAAGTTTCTAAGTTTTCCACATTCTGGCCAATACCTGTTATTTTCCTCcgttttttcctcttcctcttttttctcctcctcttatCATGGCCAACCTAGTAGGTGTGAAGTGATgactcactgtggttttgatttccatttttcaggtgaataatgatgttgagcatctttgcATATGCTTACTGgttatttgtttgtattctttggagaaataactATCAAGTCCTTAACTTATTTTTTTGAATCAGATTGTTATTGAGTTTTAGGAGttattttgtatattctggatattagtcccTTAACAGGTATCTGATATGCAAACCATTCTTCAGCTTACATTTGCACTCTCTTGTTCATATCTTTTGAGACACAGttatatttatcaattattttttattgcctGTGCATTTGATGACATATCCATGAAATTGTTTCCAAGTTTGATGCCATGAAGAATTTATTCAATGTTTTCTTCCTTGAGATTTATAATTTCAGCTCTTAAGTCTAGATCTCTGATTAATTAAAACTTAATAATGatagtatatataatttatgttagGACTCCAACTTGATCTTGCATGAGAATATCTAGTTTTTCCAGTATCATTTATTGAGAAGAAAAAGACTCTCCCTTCCTCACTGAATAGTCTTGGCACCCTAGTTGAAATCAATTAAACACAAATATGAGGctttctgttctattccattgctCTATATGTCTGTATTTATGATGGTATCTGTAAGAGTTCTGACCGTGGAAATATATAGGACAGCGTTCCTCTAGTGAGCCAATTCCCAAAGGATACCAGGCACCCTGTCTTCCACAGTTGGAATATTCTGCAGTTTTCCCCAGGAACTAGAAAGATAACTAATCCATGTGCAAGGCCTAGCTGCTATGGCAATGCCCTGAGGCTCTATGCTAGAGTCCTATCAGCCTCAACCTTAATGTCAGGTATATAGCTCCTGTTAATAAAGGAATGTGCTATAACTataatgtttcaccaagctccagtGCTCCAGGACCTGCCCACCTAATGCCTAATGGTAACTTCAGATAAtgaactttcttgagagctacagaAAGCTCTTAACATTGTATATtgaactgtagaatgtaactgcagaataagcaaacTTAGTGATacaataaacaataatgtagttatggcaCTAATGACCTAATATAACCTATTAGTGTAAATAAACGTGGCCACTTAGATGAGCAGCCATTTTTCTGCCTtggcatcttgtctctgtgtctccttttctttcctttttttcttttttaaagtattcaagtttatttatttatttatttttatgtggtactgagaatcaaacccagggccttgcacatgcaagccgagcgctctaccgctgagccacaactccagcccctccttttatttctttataggtATCATatgttttaattactttaaaaagaaagcttttagctttctttttctttttcaagattgttttggatATCTGAGCTTCTTTGCAATTCTCTATAAATTTGAGAATTGGCTTTTCAAATTCTCaccctccctcaaaaaaaaaatgtctgttggaattttgatagagatttcCCTATATATGTAGATCACTTATGACAGCATTAGCATGTTAATAGTATTCCCTTCCAATGCATAAACATGGATTATCTTTCTATTTGTTCAGATTTTCTCTATTTCAACAATATTTAGTAGTTTTTGGTGTACATGTCTCTTAGTtcctttgttagatttattcctaaatattgtATACTTTTAGGTGTTACAAATAGAATTGTAttggttttctaattttcatttcaatGTGCATTCTAGCATACAGAAACACAAGACCCTATTTTTATGTTAATCTTGTACTTTGCAACTCCTATGATGAtgactttttttattagttctgatAGCCTTCTATTATAAAGCTAGTGGTAGAATCTGTGAATAAATAGCATTCTCTCTTCATTATCAGTCTCTACACCGCTTACTTCTTTCTAATAGCTCTGGCTAGATCTCAAGTACAATGTTGAATGCACTGATGAAAGTGATCATTCTTACCCTGCTGACTGATCTAGGAGAAAAACTTTATCTGAGTTTCTCATGAATACTATTTAGCAGATTgagaaattttctctctattcatAGTTTTCTGAGAGCTTTCTTTGTGCAAATGTGGACTTTGTCAAATTCTTTGTATCCATTAATTTGAGTCATCacaaatttgttgtttttgttcctgTCATCCTGTCCATGTGATCTATTATCCATTGTTTCTCTTATGTTGAAACACCACCACACTCCTGGGATAAATACCACTTGGTTAAAGTAAAGAATCCTCTTTATTTACAAAAGATATTGttctgagattttattttcttatgattctTGTATTCAGCTTTAGGATTAGAGTAATTCTAGCCTCATAGAATGGGATgggttataaattattttttcatcttgaaTTTCTTGAAAGGTTGGAGAAAATTGCTGttaattttttcagtgtttggTGGAATTCATTGGTCAAGCCAGTATTCTTTGTTGTGATGTTTTTGATTACTGATTGAATCTCCTGACTTGTAtagatttatttcaaatttctttattttcataatttagttATGATAAGCTGTGTGTTCTTAAGAAATTACCCATTTCATTTCAGTTATCTAATCTGTTGGCATGTAGTTATTCATAGTTATAATCTTTTTAAATCTCTGTAAGTTTGAAAGTAAtgttctctttttcatttccaattttaattatttgcttcctcctcctcaattctgtggtttattttaaagaactaagattttatttacttttcctattagttttatgttttcattcaaTTATTATACTCCTCAGctccagaatttctttttgttccattttatacTTTCTATCTCTGTATTGATATTCTCATTTTGTTTAGATATCTTATATCTGGTTTTGCCTATGTCTTTTGTTAGCTCTCAGAGCATCTTCAAGAGAGCTATGTAAAGCCTCTGTCTAATAATTATTCAATCTGTGCTTCCTCATGGATGGctcctttaaatttgttttgctcTTTCCCAATTTTTCTGTGCCTTGTAATATTTTTAGCTAGATATTTGAGTATTATATAATTGTTACCTTCAAATTTCTATATAAAACAACATGGGATTTGAATATAACCTACACCACATCCCCAAatacttcaaatcatctctagattgattataatacctaatataatataaatactcTGCAAATAGTTATTGTACTTTATTGCTTATagactaaaagagaaaaaaatggtacATATTCAGTACCAATGCACCTCttaattgaatattttcaaactttGGTTGGTTGAGTGCGTTGATGTGAAACCTGTGGATACCAAGGTCAAGAGCAATGGTGTTACCTTGGATTTCCCCTTTCTTTGAAGTTGATGTTTTtacttattgtttgttttaatatatctCTGTGTCAGAAATCAGTCTGAGGTGAAAGTTTAAgatcttttcagatattttttgagCCTGGGCATATGTGGTGGCTTCCTAAATTCCCTCATATATGctcttgtttttaaacatttaaaaaagactaTCAGTCACTTAAATATCTGGAAACTGTTTATTTGGTGAGGGTTCAAACATGGCATCCAGCTTCCATGCCCACAGTTCTCAGTAGGAACACATATCTCcaatatttagagaaaaggtctttTTTTCCACTCTTTCTCCAGCAAGTTGTACCATAAATGCAGCTTGCCATCCCCATGGCTACCTTCCCCAGGTTGAGGAGTGGGATAAGGGATAGGTAGCTACCAATATTAACTGCAATTTATCATTCAGTCTGATCCCTAGAAGCTTGAAAGTATTAGTCCAAAGAGTAACTTCATTGCTTTCTGCCAGTATAATTTTCAAGGTACAGAGGTGCTTCTTACTCCTCCAACTTTCCTGATATCCTTCTCCTGTGatgctaaattattattattattattattattattattgttgttgttgttgttgtaaatggacaaaatgcctttatttgtttatttttatgtggtgctgagaggatcaaacacagtgccttgcACTTGGTAGGCATGGACTACGCTAAACTACAGCCCCAACCTTGTGatgctaacttttaaaaattttcacctCCAGATCAATTTTTTGCTCTTATCTTCCTTGTTTGTGTCTCTACAGACAATACCTGTTGATTTCTATTGTCAACAAACTTCATATTGTTTTTGCCCAATACAAAAACACTGGCAGGAGACTAGAGGATAATGGAAAACAGCAGTAGTAAAAAGTCAAGATATTTTACTCCTCCACATGCCTACATGCCCCAGTGCTGCCACAGTTCTGCTGGGGACCATGACTTCTCTGGCTGCAATGCCTTCTGTGTGAACACTTCTCCAGTTCTCCACACATGCTGGCAGAAAGTGTGTGTGCACTTCCTAAGTGATCAATTTGGGgcttaagaataataaaaataagaataaaatgaaaatactatcgctgaaatatatacacacaaacacatgtgcatatatgtatgctTATACACACAGGGTTTATATTCACTGCTCCAAGGTAACATTGGCAACTATAAATGACAGCTTtgacttttccattttcaaattgaaaaaatagCAGCTTGATcaggtagtgcatgcctataatttcaatGTAATTGGCAataggagtgcaagttcaaggccagtttcagaaATTTAGCCAGACCCTCAACAAGTTTGAGaacttttctcaaataaaaaataaaaataaaaaaagctggggacctaactcagtgataaagcacctctgggaccaagaaaaaaaaaaaagaagaagaatgaaagaaagagttgaaaaagcaaaacaaatcccAGATAAATGAGATGAATGGCCCTGAAATAGAGGTACATGGACATATATAAGTATGTGTACCAAATAGGGAAGGGGGCCTTACCCTGGCTGTGAGATTTCTTTCTACAACAACCATGTAGCCCAGGTCTTCAAGCAGCCTCTGCATCCCTTGGATGTCATATTCAGACCCATTGCGCCTTGGGAGAGAGTCAAACTCTGTGTTACAGATGATGAGGGCCAGGCGAGTGCGGGTCGCCTTCTCTTTGATTGGGTAGATCTGCAGAATAATGCCAAGTTATGTGCAATTAAAGTTCTCAATATATTCACAGCATACTCAGGCAACACTCTCAATGACATGAAATAACTGTTTGTTCATCTGCTAACTTTTGCTGTaaccatttctttctctccttctttaatGGTAGAAAGAGTTTTAGAAAGAAATCAGACAAAATAAGGGGAATAGGGAAAGCTACAGCAAGAAAAGCAAACTCCCAGAGTAATGAATAAGAACAGATGTGGGCTATTTATTCAATGACCTCGTGGAGTAGACAAGAATACTTTTTGTCCTTCCTTGTCCCTTTCCTTATATTTAGCCAAACTTTATCTGATATAAAAGACCCATATCAAAATTCTTGAATACTAGATCATTCCCCACCTTCTTCAGTTGACATTGATCATAAcaatccttaattttattttatagtatctATATATAAACACAAAGTAGCATCAATATATAATGCATCAAAACATTATTGTTTCATTATTGCACATCTAATTTTCCTGATAGAATAAAATCCCTTCTGTCAATATCATATTACAATAAAATACTCATATACAGTTATTTTTTGACCCTTGAGGTACtttcatatatcttttaaaaaaacccactgtCAGCCAGctatggtggctcatgcctgtacagtggcttgggaggctgaggcaggaggattgcaagttcaaagccagcctcagcaatttagcaaagctttaatcaacttagtgagatcctctctcaaaattaaaaaaaatgctgggaatgTTAGGATGTttctcagtgattaagtacccctaggttaaATCTAGGTTCAactccctggtacaaaaaaaaaaaaaaaaaaaaaaaaaaaaaaaaaagaaagaaagaaatactattaCTCTTAAGTCCTCTGTGTATTTACATCTAGGGTATCTTTCTACTTCATTTGATTCCCTATTCCATTAATTTTCCATCTCACCCTTCCAGCCTCCTTTGTGCATAGTTCCAGGAATTTTTGATGAGGACAAAGCTTGAGTAAGCCTCTGGATTCTTCAGATACTGTCTCTGGTCTGCCATCAATAGCTTctgcacaaattttaaaagacatgacAAATGTGATATATGGTATCctggttctatttattttttaattataggtgtacacaatatctatttttaaaaaaattttatgtggtgctgagacttgaacccagtgcctcacacatttgaggcaagtgttctacctctgaaccacaaccccagcccctgtatccTGGTTCTATTGGTGCATCCCAGAACCCAAGTCACCCCAGTAATTGTCAGAGTGTACTAATTCTCttggaatataaaagaaaactttgtgGGAAAACTGTTAGCTGGTAAAAACTAGTTGTGTCCAACATCTTGTTAATTTAGGTAAATTGTGGTCAGGCAAGAGTTGTTGCTCCTTTGTGGGAAAAGTTAACTGATTAAGAGAGGTACTCCAGATGCAGCAATATATGCATGTGACTCTGGTGAAGACTAGGAAACAATAGGTCTAATAAGACTCTATTGATCTGCCTTGGTTCTGAAAACTTCATTAAGAATCTCCTTTGAATCTAATCTCAGATTTATAAGGATTATATAGCTGGTCCCTAAGAACAGCTAGAATGTGCTTTGTTTTGGATGGATAACTCTCCCAAGTCTCTCTCATTATACGTAGTTATCAACATTGGATTCTCATTTCTCCTTGATTTCTTTATaaggctatttttaaaagctgagtgCTTGGCTCTACTGAACAATGGAGGACAGGTTGTCCAGTTGTTTATCCTTTCTTTTCAAGTTATGGAGCAGCCAAGATGCCAGGGCATCAGTGGGGTGGGTGGTGGTGACCAGCTGTCCTTGCTGAGGATCTAGAACTCAGAATATAGGTCCATCGACTGGGCAAAGTGTGTGAAGGTCATCAAAAGTCTCATCAAGCAGGCTCAGGCTGGAGAATATCGATACTCATTTCCTCCCTGAGTAGTCTTTGATGCTTTCTTGGGGAAATAGTCATTCTATCCCTAAATGtgcctcaaaagaaagaaaaaggtgtgGACAAATGTTGCgggtttggtttgtttggttgattgaactcagagaagagTAAGGCAATGATTAGAAGTAATGGCATGTTTTACACAGAGACACAAGAAACAGAGTCCCTGTGGATCTCTGATTTGGCATCATTGGACAGAAAGGTCTGTTTGTACAACACAATACATCTTGGCAGTCCTCAGGATGGGATTTGGAAGCAGGCTTTACTCCTGATTCTACCGCATAACAGCTATATGAACTTAGATTACTTAATATCCCctgtttccaattttcccacTTCTGAGtgagaacaaaaaaaatcagtttacaTATTAGATTTTTGTGCATATTTAGTGATTTAACACCCAAGAAGCAATGTGTGGCTATATTAAGTTTTATGTGAGTGttaacatcattatttttctcttgctacTACAAATATAATGTGGACttagaaaatgatgaaatcagAATTTGGTGTTGTGTGCACATGTATGGTTCACATTAAACCACAAAGCACTGATATGCCTGTTTGCCACTGCTTCTGCAATGAAGGTGAGTTATTCTCATCTAGAGTCTAATGCTACCTTTGATTCCTGTGATTCCTGAAATTATCCTGGTGCTTTTCCAAGGGCTTCCTTTTACTGTCTATTTATAGTGATCTCATCCGGTCCTAAGATTTCAAATGGATATCATAATTTTATGTCTCCAGCTCTTCTGGGTCCAAACTCATAATCAAGCCCTTCCTTAATATCTCCTATATCTATAATGTACCAGAGCATTGGCATTTATTTAAAGAGGAacagaagctgaggctggagataTGGAAAGTGTGTGTTAGATTAAGAACAGTGGGTTTTATTCTTGGGATATTAGTAGATTAGTAAATGGGCAGTGTTTCAATTGGAATATTTCATCAATTACTGTAGGTTGGTCCTTATTACCCTTTAATTGCCATTAGTATTGAGCATCTTTCGTGAAGAAACAGCTCTTAGATTGAGCCCTGAAAAGACTGTAAGAcacatttctaatatttctaattgtaataaagcaagaaaaagaatgataaattgCACTTGATTTATGCAGAAGTGATGAAGTGGACTATCACTATTGAAAAACTTGAAGTCATATAGCTGATGGTGGACAAGTTGTCAAGAGCAATGGATTGAAAAAATGTGTGTCAtcaaataaatgacaaataagGGAAGGGCATGTGGTTCTAATGTGTCCTCAGGAGACTTCATGAATTATAAAGGCTTAATGTCAAGGACCACAGTAAAAACTTTTGTCTCTTATTCATTTGGAGAGATTAGAAAAAAAGGCTTCAAAATTATTACTGAAGGACTAAAGGATTATCCACAGATAAAAAGACACTTCAAGTGAAAGGTAAGGTACTGCCCACATGTGAAGAAGAAACTAGGAGAATTTGATTTTAACAAAGCAAAGGAGAGCAGGAAGAGCAGGCCAGCATGAATGGGAGACCGAGTGTAATAATATATTAGGTGAAGAGCTGCTGAGTCATCTGTTATCTGGCAGGTAAATAAGAAAGCATGCATTAGATGCCAAGATACAAGGACAGAATTGAGAATGTGActgtagttaataataatgtatcttCGAAAATTATTTAGAGAGTGGATTTTAAGTGTTCTAACCACAAAAAAAAGGGACAAGCCTGCAATGTGACTTATACAtcaattagcttgatttaatcttCCCACAATGGACCAATAGAGCAGAACATCACATTCTACACTGTAAATATCTATAGTTTTGTTGATTAaatcatttagaatttttaaataaaatcttggaATCTCACCTGAAGAAAATCCTAATTTATAAGCAAGGCTGGAATCTCTATTGCAGATATAGTCAATAAGTTTTTGGCTGGCACAGGACCCTTTTGGAATGACTGAATCTATCAAATCACGGGCTTTGTCTTTAGttgtagcatttttctttttcacattttcagCCTCCTCTTCGTTCACTACCTCTTCACTTAGTAGGTCATCCAGCAAAGTGTAAAGCGTATCCTCAGAcactgagataataaatgttttccttttctcctttagtCTCTTATCTGTTGGAAGCACAACAGTGTTGAAATTGATAGCCAGCTCAAGAAATACAACCGCCACCTCAATAACTaggcttctttcttctttttttttttttttttctatatttcctctATGTGGTTCAGCTATCCCAAGGGATGGTCTAATTAATGTATTTACGATCGATGCTATTCCTTCTCAACCCATGGGCAGCCACTCATAGAAGTCTAACCCAGCACCCTCAAAAACAAGGCTCTACTTACCTGGTGGTTCTTCTGGTTCTGCCTTAGTGAGTTGCCAGGAAAGGCTTAAGAAGCTCCAACTGTTGTATTTCTTTGATGAATATAAACATATCCATGAAATCGGAGTCAATAATGGTCAGATTTATgtcattttcccttcttttatttagaaagacTCATCCTTGGTGATTGCACTATGCAGATTCTGAACTTCAGTCATGTTTGGAACATGAGCATTCAGGGAAGATCCATAGCTCATTTCCTATGAGGCCGTTTATAAGAGCCTGACAGAATATAGCTCACAGAAGGAGGgctccttcttttctcctctaacTAAAAATTGTTCACACAAACTATACAGATTCTAGTAAATAAAAGTTGAAGTGAGTCAATATCAAATATCTTTCCTAATGCCCCAGAGTGATCAAAAGAAGTCTTACCAGCCATGTCCTCTGTAGCTGTCTTCTTAGGATAATAGGAAGAatcaaaaggataaaaaaatactaaaaagaaacagGATTTTCCTGTTGAGCAGAATGTGAGTATAATTTAGGGTGGAGCTACTGCATTGCTTATATGgatgtcctgtgtgtgtgtgtgtgtgtgtgtgtgtgtgtgtgtgtgtgtgtgtgagagagagagagagagagagagagagagagagagagagagagagagagaggcagaattAAACATTGACCTGGAAAACTGCTAAGATAAATTAAGTCAACTCATCTACTATAAATCCGCAACTCCATGAGCCCCTCATCTCAGTCTTGGATAGCTGGTTATCAGAGAGACTCTCAGCAGCACCTGCATAAGGGCTGACTACTCCCGGCCAACTCACAGAACTAAAACCTGTCTCCCACATTAGAAGAATCATTATTTCTTTCCACATTAGAAGAATCATATTTAATTGACTTTTTCAGTTGGTATTCAACAGGCTGTGCTATCATATGGCAGCCTGTGGAATGGTCTCTGCTCTTCTTCTTTACTATAATCACGCATGTTCTGTCACCTGAGAAGAACTCTATGATGTCATTTGATCCCGTGAGCAACTTTAAT is drawn from Urocitellus parryii isolate mUroPar1 chromosome 4, mUroPar1.hap1, whole genome shotgun sequence and contains these coding sequences:
- the LOC113185387 gene encoding caspase-1-like; the protein is MADKRLKEKRKTFIISVSEDTLYTLLDDLLSEEVVNEEEAENVKKKNATTKDKARDLIDSVIPKGSCASQKLIDYICNRDSSLAYKLGFSSEAIDGRPETVSEESRGLLKLCPHQKFLELCTKEAGRIYPIKEKATRTRLALIICNTEFDSLPRRNGSEYDIQGMQRLLEDLGYMVVVERNLTARAMKRVLRDFAARLEHKSSDSTFLVFMSHGIFDAICGITHGDETQDVLPYDSIFQIFNNQNCSHLKDKPKVIIIQACRGGNTGEVWVSDSPAGSVDSSSQFSENRMHDGVHKAHVEKDFVAFCSSTPHNLSWRKKNGSIFITELINNIQEHSWYCHLTEIFMMVQRSFEIPGVKAQMPTIERQTLTKLFYLFPGN